A genomic window from Glycine max cultivar Williams 82 chromosome 17, Glycine_max_v4.0, whole genome shotgun sequence includes:
- the LOC100802175 gene encoding protein NRT1/ PTR FAMILY 4.6 produces MEEAQVQVWEGYVDWRNKPAIKGHHGGMLAASFVLAAEVLENLAFLANASNLVLYLSKFMHFSPSTSANIVTDFMGTAFLLAILGGFLADAFITTYSIYLISAVIEFMGLLMLTIQAHKPSLKPPNCVIGNTDSPCDKIHGGDAVMLFAGLYLVALGVGGIKGSLPPHGAEQFDENTPEGRKQRSSFFNYFVFSLSCGALIAVTFVVWIEDNKGWKWGLVVSTASILLSIPVFLLGSHKYRTKIPAGSPITSMFKVLVAAICNNCKAKNSSNAVISMTTGPSHATERKDGEEQSKTRKEVVPGQTLTDNLKFLNKAVMEPAVHPMLECTVKEVEEVKIVARILPIFMSTIMLNCCLAQLSTFSVQQSATMNTMLGSFKVPPASLPVFPVLFIMILAPLYNHIIVPFARKATKTEMGITHLQRIGTGLFLSIVAMAVAALVETKRKKTATKFGLLDSPKVPLPITFLWVALQYIFLGSADLFTLAGMMEFFFTEAPWSMRSLATALSWASLAMGYFLSTVLVSTINKVTGAFGSHTPWLLGANLNHYHLERFYWLMCALSGLNFVHFLFWANSYKYRCSTKPG; encoded by the exons ATG GAAGAAGCACAGGTGCAGGTATGGGAAGGGTACGTAGATTGGAGGAACAAGCCAGCCATAAAAGGACATCATGGTGGCATGCTTGCTGCTTCCTTTGTTTTGG CCGCGGAGGTATTGGAGAACCTAGCATTTCTTGCCAATGCAAGCAACCTTGTTTTATATCTGTCCAAGTTTATGCACTTTTCACCATCCACCTCTGCCAACATTGTCACTGACTTCATGGGAACAGCCTTCCTCCTTGCCATTCTTGGTGGATTTCTAGCTGATGCGTTTATCACCACTTACTCCATCTATCTCATAAGTGCTGTGATAGAATTCATG GGTTTATTAATGCTCACAATACAAGCTCACAAGCCATCACTGAAACCACCAAACTGCGTAATTGGAAACACCGACAGTCCATGCGATAAAATCCATGGTGGGGACGCAGTTATGCTGTTTGCAGGCCTCTATCTAGTGGCTCTGGGCGTTGGAGGTATAAAAGGTTCTCTTCCTCCTCATGGAGCTGAGCAGTTTGATGAGAACACTCCAGAGGGAAGGAAGCAGAGATcttcatttttcaattacttTGTTTTCAGCCTGTCTTGTGGAGCATTAATTGCAGTAACTTTTGTGGTATGGATTGAAGACAACAAGGGATGGAAGTGGGGTTTAGTGGTCTCAACTGCATCAATACTTCTCTCCATTCCAGTTTTTCTTCTTGGCTCTCACAAGTACAGGACCAAGATTCCAGCAGGAAGCCCCATCACATCCATGTTCAAG GTTCTTGTTGCAGCAATTTGCAACAACTGCAAAGCCAAGAATTCAAGCAATGCTGTCATAAGCATGACTACAGGTCCATCTCATGCAACTGAAAGGAAAGATGGAGAGGAACAAAGTAAGACTAGAAAAGAGGTTGTTCCAGGCCAAACTCTAACCGACAACCTTAAATTCCTCAACAAAGCAGTGATGGAACCAGCAGTTCACCCAATGTTAGAGTGCACAGTAAAGGAAGTGGAAGAGGTGAAGATTGTGGCAAGGATTCTTCCCATATTCATGTCCACCATAATGCTAAACTGTTGCCTAGCTCAGCTATCTACCTTCTCAGTTCAACAGTCAGCCACTATGAACACCATGCTTGGTTCCTTCAAGGTCCCACCAGCTTCTCTGCCTGTGTTCCCTGTCCTCTTCATCATGATCCTTGCACCACTCTACAACCACATCATTGTCCCATTTGCAAGAAAAGCAACCAAAACTGAAATGGGAATCACACACCTACAAAGAATAGGGACAGGCCTTTTCCTCTCCATCGTGGCAATGGCTGTGGCAGCATTGGTGGAAACTAAGAGAAAGAAAACTGCTACAAAGTTTGGTTTGTTGGACTCACCCAAAGTACCACTCCCCATAACATTCCTTTGGGTGGCATTGCAATATATCTTTCTTGGTTCCGCTGATCTATTCACTTTGGCCGGCATGATGGAGTTCTTCTTCACAGAGGCACCATGGAGCATGAGGTCTTTGGCCACAGCACTCTCATGGGCCTCACTGGCCATGGGGTACTTCCTCAGCACTGTTCTTGTGTCCACCATCAATAAGGTCACTGGTGCTTTTGGATCACACACGCCATGGCTCTTGGGTGCCAACTTGAACCATTATCACCTCGAGAGGTTTTACTGGTTGATGTGTGCGCTCAGTGGACTCAACTTCGTTCATTTTCTCTTCTGGGCTAATTCCTACAAATACAGATGTTCAACTAAGCCTGGATAA